In Candidatus Palauibacter soopunensis, the sequence GGGACTCGACTGGAAGACACGAGCGTTCTGTGGAATACAGCCCCGCGGGAACGTCCGCGGCCAGCGCGGAGGATTCCCAGTCCAGTTCTCCCGTCGTCCAGTCCTCGTTCGTCATCAGGTAGTCGTGCATGGGCGCGAACGCGCCCTGCTTCTGCGCGCAGATCGCCGCGCGCGCCGCCTGTGCGGAACGTTCCGAGAGGGGCACGTGCACCAGCACGACCCGGGCGTCACCCGACGCCACCCACGCGTTCACGGTCTCGTGCGACGAGCGGCAGAAGGGGCACAGGTAGTCGCTGAATTCGAAGATCACGTGCGGGGCCGCGTCCTCCCCGAGCACGCTTCTCCGGTCCGCGGCGGCCTCCTTCCACCCCTCCCGGTAGAGCGCGAGCACCTGCCGCTCGGCCTTCCACTCCCGCAGGCGGGCGCCGACGACGCCCGACGGACGGAACGCGATCACCGCCAGCAGGATGAAGCACACGGCGAGACCGATGTCCTGGATCCGGGGCGGCTTCATCTCCCCGGTGCCCTCGCGCCCGCGGGCAGCGGGACGATCAGGATGTGTTCGATATCGAGTTCATCCCGCACCACTCCGACCGCCTCCGTTTCGTCGGCCCACAGCAGATCGAAGCCGCCGGGAAACTCGACGTCGCGGGCGGGGCTTCCCGGCCCGGCGTACACGCTCCAGATCGTGGCCTCTTCTCCGCCGCGCGCGGCGTCCGTTCGCGGCCGGTAACCCGTTACCCAGACGCGGCCGTCGTCGCCCGCAACCACGCTTCCCAGAGGCGGGAAGGAATCGGGAACCGCCC encodes:
- a CDS encoding thioredoxin domain-containing protein, which codes for MKPPRIQDIGLAVCFILLAVIAFRPSGVVGARLREWKAERQVLALYREGWKEAAADRRSVLGEDAAPHVIFEFSDYLCPFCRSSHETVNAWVASGDARVVLVHVPLSERSAQAARAAICAQKQGAFAPMHDYLMTNEDWTTGELDWESSALAADVPAGLYSTERSCLPVES